The Terriglobia bacterium genome window below encodes:
- a CDS encoding Ppx/GppA phosphatase family protein, whose product MPTIAAIDVGSNAIRLAIANVTANGEYQTLFNLREPVRLGQDVFTKGTISTQTIDRALQAFIDFKQKLDEQAVTHVKAIGTSALREATNRDSLLKSVAKATGIEISIIGGEEEARLIHQAVKQTINLKNKVALLVDIGGGSVEVVLADDTTVLCTESYSMGSVRLLKILDEKAGEERFHQLVTEYVDATQRRLKQEIGNQKIDICIGTGGSIESLGDLRRELFDKNNNQKITVDELKSLVKKLRGMTVDERIQQLRLRPDRADVIVPAAIVLQKIVQEAGVAEVIIPGIGLKDGVLLESISELRDREKRSYRGQVIESARRLGRKYYFDEKHGAIVGKLAVQIFDQMKPIHGLDDEARLILEVAALLHDIGHYVNVANHHKHTFYLIQSSPLIGLTALQMDMVANVARYHRKSPPKTQHKPYEDLAPKQRIIISQLAAILRLADALDHDHASTVESVEVEYKRPRFIFRLKGKGDMLLEKWALAAKRDLFESVFDATVVVEDVAS is encoded by the coding sequence ATGCCGACCATTGCGGCGATCGATGTCGGGAGCAATGCAATTCGCCTCGCGATCGCAAATGTAACAGCGAACGGCGAATATCAGACACTATTCAACCTCCGCGAACCGGTGCGGCTTGGGCAGGACGTCTTCACCAAGGGCACCATTTCGACCCAAACCATCGACCGCGCTTTGCAGGCCTTCATCGATTTCAAGCAGAAACTGGACGAGCAGGCGGTGACGCACGTCAAAGCGATCGGCACCAGCGCCTTGCGCGAGGCGACAAACCGGGACTCCCTTCTGAAAAGCGTAGCCAAAGCCACCGGCATCGAGATCTCGATTATCGGCGGCGAGGAAGAAGCCAGGCTGATTCACCAGGCGGTCAAGCAGACGATCAATCTGAAAAATAAAGTGGCGCTGCTTGTGGACATCGGAGGAGGCAGCGTTGAGGTAGTCCTCGCCGACGACACGACGGTTCTCTGTACGGAAAGCTATTCGATGGGCAGCGTCCGTCTGCTCAAGATTCTTGACGAAAAAGCCGGCGAGGAACGATTCCACCAGCTCGTCACCGAATATGTCGATGCGACACAACGGCGTCTGAAGCAGGAGATCGGAAACCAGAAGATCGATATCTGCATCGGCACCGGCGGAAGCATCGAATCGCTGGGAGATCTTCGAAGAGAGTTATTCGATAAAAATAACAACCAGAAGATCACTGTCGACGAATTGAAATCCCTCGTCAAGAAGTTGCGCGGGATGACGGTCGATGAACGGATACAACAACTGCGGCTCAGACCGGACCGCGCGGATGTCATCGTACCGGCGGCGATCGTTCTGCAGAAAATCGTCCAGGAAGCCGGCGTCGCGGAAGTGATAATTCCCGGAATCGGCCTGAAAGACGGCGTCCTGCTGGAAAGCATTTCCGAGCTTCGCGACCGCGAAAAGCGGTCGTACCGCGGCCAGGTGATCGAGTCGGCGCGGCGGCTGGGGCGCAAATACTATTTCGACGAGAAGCACGGCGCCATTGTCGGCAAACTGGCTGTGCAGATTTTCGACCAGATGAAGCCGATCCATGGACTGGACGACGAAGCGCGATTGATCCTGGAGGTTGCGGCGCTTCTTCATGATATCGGCCACTATGTGAACGTCGCGAACCATCACAAACATACCTTTTATCTGATCCAGTCCAGCCCGTTGATCGGATTGACAGCGCTGCAGATGGATATGGTCGCCAATGTCGCGCGGTATCACCGGAAGTCGCCGCCTAAAACGCAGCACAAACCGTATGAGGATCTGGCGCCCAAACAGCGGATCATCATTTCGCAGCTGGCGGCGATTCTGCGTCTTGCGGACGCGCTCGACCACGATCACGCCTCGACGGTCGAAAGCGTGGAAGTCGAATACAAACGGCCGCGCTTTATATTCCGCCTGAAAGGCAAAGGCGACATGCTGCTGGAAAAGTGGGCGCTGGCGGCCAAGCGCGACCTTTTCGAAAGTGTTTTTGATGCGACCGTCGTTGTGGAGGATGTTGCAAGCTGA